A window of the Gossypium arboreum isolate Shixiya-1 chromosome 2, ASM2569848v2, whole genome shotgun sequence genome harbors these coding sequences:
- the LOC128289413 gene encoding uncharacterized protein LOC128289413 produces the protein MACQDLLVVVALVFMVIVGAFAVKTSPSSVPSKASSPWKSPFPSSPASSPKSPSIKSLSQSSNGSSFSPSKSDERVPNSSHPGPLNSCSSSSSPSPSQSDNPNANKGYSSEVESPDEVSSPPSPTANDEISDSPSPSPKSTGDVIDSETLALAPTPSNAIEMKATTCIVGVVTIVGFFLF, from the coding sequence ATGGCATGCCAAGATCTTCTTGTTGTTGTTGCTCTTGTTTTCATGGTTATTGTTGGGGCATTTGCTGTCAAAACGTCACCTTCATCAGTCCCCTCCAAGGCATCTTCACCTTGGAAGTCACCATTTCCTTCTTCTCCAGCTTCTTCCCCCAAGTCCCCCTCCATTAAGTCACTGTCACAATCCTCCAATGGCTCCTCTTTTTCACCATCGAAGTCCGACGAAAGAGTACCCAATTCATCTCATCCTGGACCCCTAAATAGCTGTTCAAGCTCTTCTTCCCCTAGCCCTAGTCAAAGCGACAACCCTAACGCCAACAAAGGATACTCTTCTGAGGTTGAGTCTCCCGATGAGGTCTCATCTCCTCCTTCACCAACTGCCAATGATGAAATTTCTGACTCCCCTTCTCCTAGTCCTAAAAGCACAGGTGATGTTATCGATAGTGAGACCCTTGCACTAGCACCAACCCCCTCTAATGCCATTGAAATGAAGGCCACCACTTGCATTGTCGGTGTTGTAACTATTGTCGGATTCTTCCTCTTTTAA